The Methanothermobacter sp. CaT2 DNA window GCCCACACACCACAGGACATCATGATGATACCGAAGTTCCTCATGAAGTTGTTGACCTTACCCAGGCCCCTGTAGAGTATGAACCCTATCAGGGCGTCGATTATACCGTAACCTGCATCTGTCAGGCAGAACCCGAAGAAGAATGGGAACACGAAGGCCATGAAAATCGTCGGGTCGATCTCGTTGTACTTGAGTGGTGAGTACATCTCCACGAAGGTCTCGTAGGGCTTTGCAAACCTCGGGTTGTCCAGGAGCACCGGTACCTCCTCAGGGTCCGGTTCCTCCAGGTCCGTCACGCAGTGGCCCTCAGATGACTCCTCAACCACGGCGATGACCCTGTCAGCTTCCTTCAGAGGGACCCATGCCTCCAGCATCACCGTCTTCCTGGTTTCACCGAAGTGGGAGAATACCTCATTCCTCTCCTTCTCTATTTCAAGCTGTTCCCTGAGGACCAGGAGTTCGTCCTCCCATTCAGCGTTTATATCCCTTAATTTTGAGATGATATCCTCCCTTTCCCTGCTGATCTCCTCAAGGCGTGTCTTTGAGGCTGATATGATCTCTGATGGTCTGCCACGGAGTTCGCTGATCTCAAATCTCTCGAATTCCATCCTCCTGAGGACTGAAGCTATGCTGTCCGCATGTTTCTTCAGTGTTACGATGATCAGAACACGTTCATCCCTGGTCTCTCCCTCTCTGTCTGATATTATCAGTTCTTCTGTGATCTCTGCAAGTTTCTCCCTGAGTTCAGGGAGGTTCTCGGCTGTTATCCTTCCTGCGATTCCTGTTATGTACTCTGAATCATGGAGATCGGAAAAATCAATATCAAAATCCTTCAGTTTCTCTGCAACAGACAGGCTTGATTCAACAGTGGACTTTTCTGAATCAAGCTCATTCAATTTTTCCTCCATAACCCTGGTCTCTGACTCGACCCTTCTCAGGGTCTCCTCAGCCCTTTCGATGAGGGATTCTGTGTCCAGTTCCTCAACCTCCCTCTTCTCGAATATGGGGGGGTTGATGAACTCCCTTATGGTATCCCTGAGACCCTTCTCCTCGGCTGCGACTGAGCCCAGGAAGTCCAGGATACCGCTGGTTTTCATGAGGAGCGATGACACCCTTCCTGTGTATGGTGTTGCCCTTGATGGTTTCAGTATCTGGCGCCACTCTGCATCCTGCTGGATGCGCTCTGAGATATCATCGATCTGGGTTACACCCTCCTCATGCAAGGAACGAACCACCGAATCCGAGTACTGATCCAGGGTTATGATCTTAAGTTTTCGCATCCTTGCCGGTAGAAACATGTCACTCACACTACAAGATACTTTTCACAATAAGACTGGCAGCCTCCGGGACCTTCCCCATTGCCGCTGATTTCATTGTCTCCACTTCACGTTTTGCCTTCCCTGAGATTTCAATGGCTTCCTTCCTGGCTCTTTCCTCTGCCTCCGCTATGATCTCATCGCCCTTCTCACTGGCATCTCGCTCTGCCTTTTCAAGGAGCTCTGCGGATCTGTTCCTGGCTTCGTCGAGTAACTGGGATGATTTTTCTCTGGCCTCCTGTATTAACCTGTCAGCATCATTCTCAGCCTTCTTTATGGTAGTGATAGCTTCAGATATCGTTGTCATATGAATCACCCTATTAATGCAAAGGTCTATTTCGCGGTATATTTATCTTTTACTATTTTATTCAAAAGTTTATGATATTCAACTAATCCCATTCAGTTAACCAAGCCTTTTAAATCCCTCCTGATGTTAATTGAGTCATTTTATGAAATTTAATTTGAATTAAGACAATATTTAAGTCTTTAAGGTGATCGGCAATCATATTGATGTTGATGAGTGAATTCTACTCGGGCATGGGCTCCAGGTCGGCTCCAGCCGAAAGGTCTCTCTCCTCTTCGCCGTCGTAGTGTATTTCTTCGATTTCGAAGAATTTTCTGAAGGCTGGTTCCCTGACCTTTTCCTCGTATACGTGGGATATGAGTCCTGGGAGGCGTCCTATCATGAATACTCCTGCTCCGGTCCTCCAGTCGAATCCCATGTCTGATAGTATGCCAGCGTTGGCCCCGTCAACGTTCATCCGGACTCCCTTGCGTTCCAGGAGTATCTCCTGGACCTCCAGTGCAAGGCTGGTGTGGGGTCCCACGCAGCCATAATCCTCTGCAAGTTCCAGTAACCGGACAGCCCGGGGGTCCGCGTTATGGTACCGGTGCCCGAACCCCGGAACCCTCCTGTTGGCCTGGAGGTGATCATCAACCAGCCTCACCGCAGCATCAGGGATCTCATCCTCAGAATCACAGGATGAAACCGTCTCCTGGAAAAGCTTCATGGAACGCTCAATGGCACCAGCATGATTCTTACCAAAGGCCAGAAGACCCCCCGCAATACAGGCATGAACCGGGGAACCAGCCGAAGCAATCATACGGGCAGCCTGAGTACTCGGAGGGGTGACACCATGATCACAGAAGGACACCAGGACAGCCTCAAGCATACGGGCAACATTCTGAGGGGGCAGCTCACCCCTGATCAGAAGATAAACCATCTCAGAAAAGGAAACACCACCAATAAGATCCTCCTGAGAATAACCCCTCGTAACAATACGGTTAGGCTCAACACGCGTAATGGAGGTCCTCCACCTGGGGGAACCCGACCTGAATACCTGCTCAAGTGATTCCTTTCCTATAGCCATTCATTCACCTCAGAGATCTATTGTTGCCCTTCTGGGTTCCACACAGCATGCCAGCCTCATTGAGACTATCCTCACACCGCTGGCCCTCTGGGGTCCCACCTTAACCAGGGCCCCCAGGGCGGTAGTGGATCCCCCAAGACCAAGGGGCCCCGTCCCTGTACTGTTAAGGGATTCTGTGATGTAATCTTCAATCCAGGACTGTTCATCAAGACTTCCTGTTGCCATGGCCCTGAGCATGAGGCCAGTGGCCTCAAAATGAGTTCTCCCGACACCTATAACCGGTATGCATGGTGTGCACCCCAGCATCGGGACCTCTGTTTTCATCCATGTTATAACTTCCTCAAATACTTTTCTATAACTGTGCCTGTGGAATACCCTCCTTGTCCTGGCCCTTATCTCAGGGCCTCCTCCCAGCATGAGGACGTGGATCCTAACCCCCTCACCGGGTGCTGAATCCACCAGGAAGGGTGCCGGTGGAAGTTTCGCCGGGTCACTGTACAGTCCCCTGCTCTGCTCTATCCTCTCCACCTCATCACCCCTCACAGCCATTGGACGACCCGGAAGTTCCCTGAGGCCATCCTCAACACCCCTCTTCAGATGGTTGAAGAATCCTGGAGGTAGAGTGGCGTCCTCACCCACCTCCACTATCAGGTGGGGTATCCCTGTATCATCGCAGAGGGGTCTTCCCTCCCTCTCTGCTATGCGGGCGTTTTCAATTAGAAGTTCAAGTATCCATGCGGATCTCTCATCCTCCTCCACCTCAAGGGCCCTCTCGTAGGCCCCGAGGACGTCGGGGGAGTAGGTTGTGGATGCACGGATGATGGCATCCCTGACCCTCCCGGCGATATCCAACCTATCCTCCCCCCACGGGTACAGCCAGGTCACCGCCCTCAGATAGGATGGCCTCAGGGTAGTAGCGCTCTATCATGTCCCTCACAAGGACCACCTGCCTTATCCTCTCACGGGCCTGGGCCTCGGTGGTCTCCCAGCCATGATGTCCTGCCACAGAGCCCCCCGTCTTGAGGTAGACCGGCGCTGCGTACCTTATGATATCCGGGACCTCGTAGTGCCTTATGAATCCACCTGAGGACTTCGGGTTCTCTGTGTGAACATCAATTGAGATGTCGATGGCCTCCCTGAGTGATGCCAGCATCGGTATCTGGAGGTCCCTCACCGGGTTAAGGGAGTCCGCACCAATATCCTGGAGCAGGCGTGCTGAGGCAGGATTCCCGTGGCCGCAGTGAGCTGAGACCTTAAGGTGGAGGTCGGCTGGAAGTTCACCATCCCCCCGCATCCTTCCAAGGACCCAGAGGAGGCCCTCGTCATAGACCACTATACCCCTGACGCCGAGTTCGGCTGCCCTCTTAACGTCCTCAACTGCGTAGACAAGGTTATCATATCCCCTGAGCCTGTAGCCTATCCTTGCACCCTCGGGGGTCCTTGCAGAGGCGCTGGTATCATAGGTGGCCCTTGGTCCCACGCTCAGGAAGAGTTCAATGCCTGCCTCACGGGACATCCCTGCCATCTCCTCAATCTCGGTGTCTGTGAGGAGCATTATGCCACGGGTCTGTGTCACCCTGTGGACCCTGACATCCTGCTGCTCCATTGCATCTATGAGGGCTGCCATGGCAGCGGGCCTCTGTATGCCCGGAACCTCAAATCTGTACTGTCCACCATCACTGAATCTCTTCTCTGATTCGCCCCTGGGGGCCCCTATTCCAATCTTATCAAGGTATCTGCGGGTTTCTTCCAATTTTTCACCTCCAGTTTAACTTTACGCTTGCGGGATTTCCGGTCGATCAGTTCCAGCATCACCGGGCAGATCCCACCATCACATCACAATTCCACGCAACGGATCACCTGCCAGACAGCTCCAGCATCACCTCAGCAACAGGTTCCTGATCCGCCTCTTTTATGACCTCAAGCCTCTCTGTTTCATATCCAGGGTTCAGTTCCCTGAACTTCTCAACAATATCATCCCAGGTGTAGGGTTCCTCGGGTTCACCCCGGGGGAGCTCCCTGTAGGCTGTAAGGACCTCACCGTTTCTGAGCCTCACCGTCACCCTTGAAGGTCTCATGTTCCGGAGCTCCTCCATATCAGGGTCCACCTCAATCCTTATCCGGGAGGCCATCTCTGGGGAAAATCCACCCTCAAGGTCTTCAACCCTCAGCTCTCCCCCCTCAAGCAGTATGCCCAGTGAGACCGGGAGGCTCTGCCGCACAGCCTCCACGGTAGCCGGGGAGTAGCTGTCATGCTCTGCTGCGATCCTGTAGGTTGAGACTATGACCTCCTCTATCTCCGATGCCCTGAAATCATTCTCCCTGATTATCTCGGCTGCAGCATCCAGGGTGGAGTGGAGGTGCCTGCAGACAGGGTACCTCTTGAGGTAAACGTTCCTTATATGGAAAGCTCCGACTTCGGGTGCTTCACCCCCGTAGCCATCTGAACGGCACATTGCACGCAGGAATCCCTCATCTCCCTCGATCACTGATTCTGCGCCTGTGAATCCATGGAAAGCGAGCCTGGCGGATATCAGTCCAGACTGGGCTGCCCTGCCCGCGTGGAGGTGCTTTGCCATTGTCCCGGCATGGTCAGATTCCAGGAGCCCTGCTGCCTGGGTGCCTGCAATCCCCAGGGCATTGACGACGGCATCCACATCGGAACAGATGATCCTTGAGGCTGCCGCTGCAGCTCCGAATGTTCCGCAGGTTCCTGTCGTATGGAATCCAAGCTCCCTGTGTCCTGGATTGGCGAGGATGCCCATGAAGATTGCTGCCTCGTATCCGGCGACCATGGCTGTTATGAAGTCCCTGAAGGTGGCCCCGGTTGCCTCGGCAGCTGCAAGGGCTGCCGGGATCACACATGAACCAGGGTGCATCTGGGCCCCCCGGTGTCCATCGTCAAGGTCAAGGTTATGGGCGAATATGCCGTTGAGGAGGGCTGCCCTTTCGGTGTCGCCCCTGCCATGGCCGATGATGGTGGCCCCGCCTGAGCCCTTACCCATGGCCCCCAGTGCCATCAGCCCGCTCATCTCAGAGGAGCCCCTCAGTGCAACTCCAAGGAAGTCCAGGAAGCATAGTCTGGCCATTTCAGTGGCATCTGGGGGTATGTCACTGTATGAGAGTGATGATACAAACTCCGCAAGTCTTCTGGTCATCATTGATCCTACTATGTTGCCTTTAAATATAACAGTGATTGTTATAAATCTTCCCATTTTTTATTAAGGGGGTCTGATTGCCGGGTGCTGCTGCTCTCAGTGGCTT harbors:
- a CDS encoding V-type ATP synthase subunit I translates to MFLPARMRKLKIITLDQYSDSVVRSLHEEGVTQIDDISERIQQDAEWRQILKPSRATPYTGRVSSLLMKTSGILDFLGSVAAEEKGLRDTIREFINPPIFEKREVEELDTESLIERAEETLRRVESETRVMEEKLNELDSEKSTVESSLSVAEKLKDFDIDFSDLHDSEYITGIAGRITAENLPELREKLAEITEELIISDREGETRDERVLIIVTLKKHADSIASVLRRMEFERFEISELRGRPSEIISASKTRLEEISREREDIISKLRDINAEWEDELLVLREQLEIEKERNEVFSHFGETRKTVMLEAWVPLKEADRVIAVVEESSEGHCVTDLEEPDPEEVPVLLDNPRFAKPYETFVEMYSPLKYNEIDPTIFMAFVFPFFFGFCLTDAGYGIIDALIGFILYRGLGKVNNFMRNFGIIMMSCGVWAFILGMVTNGFIGDFFPRFLNVSLPTVIPAIDAFVNPQNILIMALTVGVLHINFGLIVGARNNIRLGNMREALGSQIVWLILELGIILYLVGGMILGAPLIILAFAMLLYYNGLFGLMDVSGFLGTLLSYARLLALCLSTGGIAMTVNILTGLSYEMIPVIGVVLAPIIFVFGHIANNAFQSLGAFINSLRLHYVEFFAQFYMGGKNKFNAFRAERNFTKIRR
- the ahaH gene encoding ATP synthase archaeal subunit H, producing MTTISEAITTIKKAENDADRLIQEAREKSSQLLDEARNRSAELLEKAERDASEKGDEIIAEAEERARKEAIEISGKAKREVETMKSAAMGKVPEAASLIVKSIL
- a CDS encoding citryl-CoA lyase, producing MAIGKESLEQVFRSGSPRWRTSITRVEPNRIVTRGYSQEDLIGGVSFSEMVYLLIRGELPPQNVARMLEAVLVSFCDHGVTPPSTQAARMIASAGSPVHACIAGGLLAFGKNHAGAIERSMKLFQETVSSCDSEDEIPDAAVRLVDDHLQANRRVPGFGHRYHNADPRAVRLLELAEDYGCVGPHTSLALEVQEILLERKGVRMNVDGANAGILSDMGFDWRTGAGVFMIGRLPGLISHVYEEKVREPAFRKFFEIEEIHYDGEEERDLSAGADLEPMPE
- a CDS encoding fumarate hydratase: MDIAGRVRDAIIRASTTYSPDVLGAYERALEVEEDERSAWILELLIENARIAEREGRPLCDDTGIPHLIVEVGEDATLPPGFFNHLKRGVEDGLRELPGRPMAVRGDEVERIEQSRGLYSDPAKLPPAPFLVDSAPGEGVRIHVLMLGGGPEIRARTRRVFHRHSYRKVFEEVITWMKTEVPMLGCTPCIPVIGVGRTHFEATGLMLRAMATGSLDEQSWIEDYITESLNSTGTGPLGLGGSTTALGALVKVGPQRASGVRIVSMRLACCVEPRRATIDL
- a CDS encoding peptidase gives rise to the protein MEETRRYLDKIGIGAPRGESEKRFSDGGQYRFEVPGIQRPAAMAALIDAMEQQDVRVHRVTQTRGIMLLTDTEIEEMAGMSREAGIELFLSVGPRATYDTSASARTPEGARIGYRLRGYDNLVYAVEDVKRAAELGVRGIVVYDEGLLWVLGRMRGDGELPADLHLKVSAHCGHGNPASARLLQDIGADSLNPVRDLQIPMLASLREAIDISIDVHTENPKSSGGFIRHYEVPDIIRYAAPVYLKTGGSVAGHHGWETTEAQARERIRQVVLVRDMIERYYPEAILSEGGDLAVPVGGG
- a CDS encoding MmgE/PrpD family protein, with protein sequence MTRRLAEFVSSLSYSDIPPDATEMARLCFLDFLGVALRGSSEMSGLMALGAMGKGSGGATIIGHGRGDTERAALLNGIFAHNLDLDDGHRGAQMHPGSCVIPAALAAAEATGATFRDFITAMVAGYEAAIFMGILANPGHRELGFHTTGTCGTFGAAAAASRIICSDVDAVVNALGIAGTQAAGLLESDHAGTMAKHLHAGRAAQSGLISARLAFHGFTGAESVIEGDEGFLRAMCRSDGYGGEAPEVGAFHIRNVYLKRYPVCRHLHSTLDAAAEIIRENDFRASEIEEVIVSTYRIAAEHDSYSPATVEAVRQSLPVSLGILLEGGELRVEDLEGGFSPEMASRIRIEVDPDMEELRNMRPSRVTVRLRNGEVLTAYRELPRGEPEEPYTWDDIVEKFRELNPGYETERLEVIKEADQEPVAEVMLELSGR